The genomic interval TAAGGCAGattatttctgcctgcaaaataccctgtgtgaacagggcctgaaaGTGAAAAAATGCCAGGAGACatcaaaaaacaaagaaaaagcatTGCATACAGTCAAACAGAGCGACGCAGTGCAATAACATGTCAGTCAGATGAAGCGGTAGGGAAGAaaaaaagaggggagggggaacaAAATAAAAAGGTGCATCATAAAAATAATCACACTTAAAAAACTGGTCATGAGCGTTTAGGAGAGAAAGTAAGAGAGCCGGTAGCCAGAGAATCTCTGTGTCAGCAAAACCATCTCTCTGCAAGGGGCACACTCAGGAGGAGGAGTACCAAAGTTGTGATGCTGACCAAGGGGACAAGCTGACCTGGAGAGTCTGTTTAGACTGGATCAACCTCTCCACACGCTTCCAGTGGGTCTGAGCTACTGGACAAGACCACCAAATGTTGCCCAATGATCCCACCTCACTGCAGCCGGGAAAGCATAAATCAGAGTGTCAATGAAAGGTTTTCTTTCGCCAGTCGCACGGGAGTTAGATACCATATAGTTAACAGTTTGTATGAAGCTTCTTTAACATTATATGAGCGGAAACAAGTGTGAACATTCTCCCAAACCTGCTGCTAAATAATGTTATCAGGGATCAGGCCAAGTTCCTTCTCCCAGGCCTCTACATAGGAGGGGGAACCAGTGGAGCTCTGGTTCCTAAATTGAGAGTAAAGTTGGGAaatcatccctttatttttaagggCCAGTCTACAAATATTCTCAAATGTGGAATCGAGCGTCCTAGGAGTGACTGAACATTTGAGATCTATGCAAAGATATCACTTCATTTAAAaattctttaaagagaacctttcactagcccatacatgtgcagcggagTGCACCACGTAATAGGCAGTGCTGCACAGAACTTGTGTCACTTTAAACTATGTTTCTAGCctcctctgttttttttaaatatcggtGCCGTTCTACTAGGCGCCAGATATGTAAATTACCCCCtgtactgtcaatggggcgtttcttttaTTGGAAAGGGCAGCGGGGCGTGTTACTTATCGCTCTGACACTTGCCAATCAGCTAAAGACAGTGTGAGCGGGTTGTGAGGTGTaatctctctcgcgagatcagtctttccttcactgtctgacaagagctgtagagaggagagagcgcgcacacacacacagatccgccacggaacagaagagaagaagaATATGAATTCTTCTCTTTTGTTCCGTAGCGGCGGAGCAGTACgctcatgctctcctctctccagcgctggtcagacagtgaaggaaagactgatctcgcgagagagatcacacattACAAACCTTCCACTAGCCCATACATGTGCTATATTTCATACATTGTTATTAGTGAGATTGTTCCATTTTGCTGCAGGAACAATGATAACATACAGTGCATGCTATGGAAATGCCAGTTCCTTGTGGTTTCCCAGTGTACTAGGTCAGCTGTAAGTACGCTGCTACATGTCTGAATTTTAAAGGAGGGAGTCCAGACTACAGATTCTGCTAAAACAACTGTCATAAGCAGGGAATCCTCTTCAATTCCCATATTAAAATTACGACCTACCGGACTCTCTGATGAGTTAAGGGGCGAGCAAGGAAATCCAGTGGTAGGTGCGCATCCCTCACTCACCAAAGCATCTGGCAGGTAGAGCAGGGAGATCAGATTAGCGTGGCTGGTTATTAGGAACGGACTGAAACAGTCTAGTCTGTTGTAGAAATACCCAATGTACTCTAACATTGTGTGCATCGTGTTTCAGGAGCAGGAGGCATGAAGGGTTCCCCACTGAGAGTAGCTGTATTCAGTGTGTACGGCGCCGAATACGGATTTTCCCTAGCAACGGCCCATAGTTGAGGCTAGGGACAGCAGTTCAGGAACAGTTTGCAATGAAAGGAGGCTGAATTGGTTAATAAAGCATATTGCAATATTTCTTGAAATTGCCTGCCCtatactttattaaaaaatatatattttttttatatataaatgggTCATCCACTCAGACTCTCAGTTTGATATGGTAAAAGTTCCAAAATGTCTATCCTTTACTGTAAAAATTGCCCTCTAAACTGTCTGAGCCTCTCGATAGGTCTGTGTGGTATTCCTGGAAGTATGGGCCGTGCTCAGACCTCTCCTGTTTTGTAGGACTCATGCAGATATGATGTATTATATCTGGCATGTTCAGATTCCCACAGTCCCAGCTGCTCCGAGCAGGAGAGGACGCTGCCAGGACCTGGCTGTCAGTATTTGCTTTGGGTAAACAAACCAGCAGTTTTCACTGCCAACATGACTATTGTTATATTGGGTGAGGAACCCTGCCAAGACGTCTCCCCTCATCTGTGCTCATTTACTAAAGCACAAGTAATCTGAAAATTCCAGATAGGCAATAAGACAAGATTCTGTAGCCAGTCTCAGGAAGAATTTGTCATTCTGTATGTAGAAGAGAAGAATTAcatatttctattattattagaGAGGCTGATTAATTATGGTTATCTAGTGTCTATTGCCACCCTGAACCCTCCATTAACATAATGTTATGTCTAATGACCTTTGTGTACATATTGTATGTTAGAAGATGGCATTGGTTGGGTCCAGACCatgggaccctcactgatcattAGAACAAATGGGCAGCCGTAATCCTACAAGCACCTTTATTAGTCAAGCGGTCAGGCCACAACAGCAACACCCTTATTTGAACCTTTTCACTACCAAAGACGTATGTAATAGGTCAAGACTTTAAAAGCTATGTCAACTTTTGAATGCAatgctttattttattttgagcaagttttgaattgggttttattaaaaataattttaactttttgagatacagcttctatgtatccgggATCAAAGCCGAACCCGTCATCTAAGAGGGACCAACGGtttcagtgagcgctggtcctgcGAGTCTCTGATctgcaggatccagctattatcaatCACTTGTAAATTAAACAGTCAGGAGAATGGGATTTTCTTGTTCCCCCGTTTAGCCCTCCAGGGAATAGGAGATGAGGTGGCCATGGATTCCAACTACAAAGTGTCCCAAATAATGTACCAGCCACACAGTGTCCATCATTAgtaccagccacacagtgcccccctctactgccagccacacagtgccccccctctactgccagccacacagtgccccccctctactgccagccacacagtgccccccctctactgccagccacacagtgccccccctctactgccagccacacagtgccccccctctactgccagccacacagtgccccccctctactgccagccacacagtgccccccctctactgccagccacacagtgccccccctctactgccagccacacagtgccccccctctactgccagccacacagtgccccccctctactgccagccacacagtgccccccctctactgccagccacacagtgccccccctctactgccagccacacagtgccccccctctactgccagccacacagtgccccccctctACTGCCAGCCACACAGTGCATTATTAGTACTTACCAGTCCCTGCTCCACATACAATTCTCTTCTCTCTGACATGGAAGATATATGTGAGCAGCCACAAAGGGCACTTACATGTATCTTCTAATACCTGAACTGATATTGGAGATCAGTGCAGGAAAGAACAGAGCTGCCCTCTAATGACGGCACAGTTCTCTGCATTGGGAGAGGGCAGGCCTGTCCGTATCTCAATGGTTGGGGGCTGAACAGAACGGCATAGCGGGCTACAGGTTGTGCACCCCGAATCTAGATGTAATATTCGGGATGCAGCACCCATTTAATGTCAGGGAGCAAAATGAAAGGTTTTACTTCGTAGTTTTGCATCTCTGTAAAGAAGGGGTAAGAGGGAGAAGCTGCAAATTACATCAGGAAAAAGAAACGCAGCCGGTTACAGTCTCTCCCCCTGTACAGTCTCACAGTGATCTTAGGGAGTAATACAGGAACATTTCTTCATGTCATCGCCTCCATTACCAATGAGAGAGGATATGTGCTCTCTAATTATCACACTTTGGATTTTTGGTCTATTCAGTTCTTGTGAATATGTAAAGATATATGCATGAAGATATAAGGGGggctttacacagggcaattatcaggcagacgagcgtttatagaatgctcgttgccgataatttccctgtgtaagcagggcagcgatcagcacatGAACGAGCAGATGCTGtattatctgctgatcgtatagtttaaaaaaaaagtaaaatattatcgttgtcggcagcaaatgtgtaaacagggagacgcgctgccgacataataataatgtatgaagACGAGCGACCGGAGTAACaaatgctcgtccccatccatggcTCCTTGTGACGGGAgcagacgagcgccgatcaacgaggtcttgttgatcggcgctcgctgcaccggccaaaatcggccagtgtaataggggctATAGGCAGTAgtggcatgtatgaactctgaacatcttgtacttttatttttagtaGGTGATGTGCGTCTCAGGCTCTGCTTAGGTCAGACTTTTTGCCTCAAACATGAATTTTTATGCATTACACAATGTTATGCTTTCATACAAAACTACATGAAGGTGCCCAtgagtgtaaagtgctgggtgCCATATTACAATGTGCCAAGTGTTTAAATTCATAAtgtagatttattttttatttaatatgcagGTTTTAATTCTGTACGTCAAAAGTGTTAAAATTGTCGCAACAGCAAAAGGGTTAAAACAGGCACAGACCCTTGATTTTATTCGACAGATCCCGACAATTTCATTGAGGTCTTTAAACAATCCAATATAGAAAGTCCCCTAAAATCTGCCATCGGGGAAATAGACGATCCGACTAGTACATTTTGTAGAGATCATTTTGTTTCTTCCATGTCAGAAAAAGGCTTTGAATGGGTTGAACTCACAACTATTCATGATctctatgtattctgtatatgtttgtatgAGGGACAAGTCTTTAGGCTACAAAGAAGCTAAATATATTTTAGGAGACTCTTTCATGGCAGATAGACTCTCTCTCTTCAAAAGTACAGGTGATGTAATTTCCTTGCGGTTACTCTCccctattatatattattaaGAGAGTTACTCTAAAAAGAGTTCAAATAATAGACCTATTTTAGGAATTTGTACATTAGGGAATTGCACTATGAGCAATAAAAGGTTCACCAAGGCAGAAAGGTTACGTTAGATAAGACGATCACCACGACTCACCTGTTTCTGCTTCTCTTTAAACCTCTCAGCCTGAGCATTGAGCTCCTGCTGCATCTTCAGCCTGGCGGCAGCCACTGCCTCCTGTCTTCTAACCACTTCACCTGGGTCTACAGAGAAAAGCATGATCACTTAGGATATTCTACCCCTCAGAGATTTATTTACCTATAGGATGACCATTTACACGTTACGATTACACTATAGAGAATGATCATACATTTTCATCAATGAGAAACAAAATTATCGTTGATCATTTTGTGTTTTTACATTGGGTGATTATCGTTACGATCTATTTAAATCATAACAATAATCTGCATGTGTAAAAAAGACTTTACTGCCATGGAATAATTGCTTTTAATTATAAATATTCCTACATAAAAGCttgaagatatatatataaaaaaaaaaagtgaactgtTAGAGCAAAATGCTGCCCTacacttagggccagttcacacctgCATCTGTATTTTCTTTGTTcttctccatcagaggagcagaacaacaaaaatactgGAAGCACCGATTCTGATACATGATGGACACCATCGACGCCCGAtgggacccattgactttaatgggttccatctatTTTCTGTAATGCTGCACgtcttttaccggaaacaatagcagaTGTTTGTCTGGATTTTTTTTAGTGCTACGGTTGTAGAAATAACTGACCAAATTGCCACAACGTCTGCACTTGGTGGTATCCCACTCAGGAAACCTCCACCTGGCAACTGTACGACGCCCAGAGAATATTGTGCATTAGAATTGGACCTGTGAACGATACTCTCAGGGCATCGTATGGTTACCATGGCAACTGTATGGCACCCAACTTGGTGGGACATCAATTTCTATAGCTATAATGTATACTCTTAAAACAAACTGTAGTCTAGACAATAAACCAGGTGTAGATCTTTTCTTGATTCCCCTCATCTTCGGCATGGTATAACCAGAGACGTGGGTTTCAACTAAAGGGTCAGGGTATAGCTTTTCAGGTCTCACTGCAGACAGAGCAGTGGCGGAAGCTTTCTGCTGCAGCAACATGCCTCCCAGCCAGAGATGAAGCAGCCTAATCCCGCCCCTTTACCAAATTTACTGTTTTACATGTTATGGAACCGGAAGGGGGAGAAGGAGAGGAAGACAACATGGAAGTCTTCTGGGAAACATagaaggtttttttgttttattctacACCCTATGGAATGCAATGTGGGACAGAGCAGGAACAAGCAATGGGAGAAGGTTATGGAAAAGCTTTTCTTCCATGGATATATCAATACACCGTATAGCTTGTAAAGCTGTGTGGCTCAGAGACTGCAGCTCTCCAAGGCTAGGGGGAGGCTGCAGAGTGTGCTGAGGAGAGGAGAGGAAGAAACGTAGACAGAGAACAGGTTGAATATGGAAACAGCCGGCTACAGACTAATTTGAGCCCGAGTTTGTTCTGTCTGAGACTGAAGTGAATCAGGAATGAATTCACATTTTGTAGCTGCACGTGAATTAAATATTTCacaattgcaaagtgctagaggtgaGATGTATTTATCCGTCATCATTTTTGGGTTGTGCAGCAGGGGGGAAACTCTGATCTGCTTATtggcaagggacccttctaacaaacagggattgtccaaagcacctAACCCCTTTATTGGTGCGGTCACACGTGGTGTACTTGCATTGTTGCTgcagaaaactttacaatgtatgcctttaggaaaaatattccgcaacgCAAGAAATCTGGTCTAAGTTGCGGAACATGTTTTTCTATATGCATATATTGTAGGTTTAGGCAGCATATTTTTGTGCTccggaaatacaatgcaagtacaccaagtgtgaacaaggcctaaggatgCAGTCACAGAAATTTATGCTACCGGAAAtgtatctgaatggggttgtttctgcagcaggtgcatggatttctataagttccatttagatgaatggaaccgTTTATcagttgcagaaaatgtctgcaacaagatctgccacgtgtgactgcacctttAGATTTCCTCCTTGTAATGCACCTTGCTTCTGTATTTACGGAGTTGGCTATAAAGGGGCAGTAGCCTGGTAAGTGGACTAGGAGTTCTCGACTCTTGATAGTACCAGGCATTTATGTAAGGCCTCTTAAAAGTTACTAGTAGCCGCTTAAGTGTGTGACGGACGATACCGCAAAAGGTAGTGGTCAACCACCACAAGGACCCACAGTGGCATTTGAGGGCATTCTTATCTAAATTTGTGGTGTGGCCAAAGACAAAGTGCTCCTCCCTTTGGAATAGGCTGTGAGGTAGCGGGTGGTCTTCGCAGTAACCCAGAGGTGATTGGAAGGATACGACCACACGGTCGTAGGCGAATCCTACACGCAACAGGTACAGGTTAGGACTCCCACGAGGCAGAGTTCCCCAACCTAGAGTTGACCTTTCAGTAGACAAGGCATTATTCTTCAACAATATAATTGAATTGGATAAACAACACTCTAAATTCCTCCATTACATGCGAATATCACGTTTTATCTATGACTTCTACATTGTGACATTAGATGTCTCAGCAAATTAAAACTCATAAGGCAGACGGCAACAAATACCTTCTGTGGATCTGGGTGCAGACGTGAGCAAAGAGCTGATGTTATCGGAGAACCTCTGTTTCAGAAGATACAGCAATATACAGCCTAATAGGATAAACCATCCATAGCTTGACAGCACTGTGCCCGCTGCAGGAGGAAGAGACAAGAGTCAGAAACGCCCTATACACAGGTATCACACAGCCCCTACCCTAGCTCCTAAAACATAGGCCCCCCAGAACTGCTCGAATACCCAGTCTACTCGCATAAACAACCTCCTGCCTCGTCCTAAACATACACGTGTGTATAATCCTGCCCCGTACTAAACATACGTGTGTATAATCCTGCCCCGTACTAAACATACGCGTGTGTATAATCCTGCCTCGTCCTAAACATACGTGTGTATAATCCTGCCTCGTACTAAACATACGTGTGTATAATCCTGCCTCGTACTAAACATACGTGTGTATAATCCTGCCCCGTACTAAACATACGTGTGTATAATCCTGCCTCGTACTAAACATACGTGTGTATAATCCTGCCCCGTACTAAACATACGTGTGTATAATCCTGCCTCGTACTAAACATACGTGTGTATAATCCTGCCTCGTACTAAACATACGTGTGTATAATCCTGCCCCGTACTAAACATACGCGTGTGTATAATCCCGCCTCGTACTAAACATACGTGTGTATAATCCCGCCTCGTACTAAACATACGTGTGTATAATCCTGCCCCGTACTAAAAATACGTGTGTATAATCCTGCCTCGTACTAAACATACACGTGTGTGTAATCCTGCCTCGTCCTAAACATACACGTGTGTGTAATCCTGCCTCGTACTAAACATACGTGTGTATAATCCTGCCCCGTACTAAACATACGTGTGTATAATCCTGCTTCGTACTAAACATACGTGTGTATAATCCTGCCTCGTACTAAACATATGCGTGTGTATAATCCTGCCTCGTACTAAACATACACGTGTGTGTAATCCTGCCTCGTACTAAACATACGTGTGTATAATCCTGCCTCGTACTAAACATACGTGTGTATAATCCTGCCCCGTACTAAACATACGCGTGTGTATAATCCCGCCTCGTACTAAACATACGTGTGTATAATCCCGCCTCGTACTAAACATACGTGTGTATAATCCTGCCCCGTACTAAAAATACGTGTGTATAATCCTGCCTCGTACTAAACATACACGTGTGTGTAATCCTGCCTCGTCCTAAACATACACGTGTGTGTAATCCTGCCTCGTACTAAACATACGTGTGTATAATCCTGCCCCGTACTAAACATACGTGTGTATAATCCTGCTTCGTACTAAACATACGTGTGTATAATCCTGCCTCGTACTAAACATATGCGTGTGTATAATCCTGCCTCGTACTAAACATACACGTGTGTGTAATCCTGCCTCGTACTAAACATACACGTGTGTGTAATCCTGCCTCGTACTAAACATACGTGTGTATAATCCTGCCTCGTACTAAACATACGCGTGTATAATCCTGCCTCGTACTAAACATACGCGTGTGTATAATCCTGCCTCGTCCTAAACATACGTGTGTAAAATCCTGCCTCGTTCTAAACATACGCGTGTGTATAATCCTGCCCCGTACTAAACATACGCGTGTATAATCCTGCCTCGTACTAAACATACGCGTGTGTATAATCCTGCCTCGTCCTAAACATACGTGTGTAAAATCCCGCCTCGTACTAAACATACACGTGTATAATCCTGCCTCGTACTAAACATACACGTGTGTATAATCCTGCCTCGTACTAAACATACACGTGTATAATCCTGCCTCGTACTAAACATACGTGTGTAAAATCCTGCCTCGTTCTAAACATACGCGTGTGTATAATCCTGCCCCGTACTAAACATACGCGTGTATAATCCTGCCTCGTACTAAACATACGCGTGTGTATAATCCTGCCTCGTCCTAAACATACGTGTGTAAAATCCTGCCTCGTACTAAACATACACGTGTATAATCCTGCCTCGTACTAAACATACACGTGTGTATAATCCTGCCTCGTACTAAACATACACGTGTATAATCCTGCCTCGTCCTAAACATACGTGTGTAAAATCCTGCCTCGTACTAAACATACCTGTGTATAATCCTGCCTCGTCCTAAACATACACGTGTATAATCCTGCCTCGTCCTAAACATACGTGTGTAAAATCCTGCCTCGTTCTAAATGCCGATCTAATACTAAATGCTGATCCAATGCCGTCagcgtgctgtccgtttttttcacacacccatagactttaacGGGCGAGTCTGGGCTGCAAAAATGGACCGGAATAGGAAATTCTGAGAGCGCCGTGAAAAAAACTGAATAACCtaatttagggccagttcacatcagcgttggctttccgttgaggggttccgtctgaggtttctatcgggagaacccctcaacggaaagacaaacgaaaaccttagcttccgtttgcatcgccattgatatcaatggtgatggaagcattgctaatgatttccatttgtcaccattgtcAGGCTTCcgttttttgatggaatcaatagtgcagtcgactgcgctattgattccgtcaaaaaaacggaaaggtgacaaacggaaaccattagcaatgcttgcgtcaccattgatatcaatggcgatgcaaacggaagctaaggtttccgtttgtctttccgttgaggggttctcccgacggaaacctcagacggaacccctcaacggaaagccaacgctgatgtgaactggccctaaattaCACGCGTCAGTGTGCTGTCTGACTGACGAGAAACAcgcctgtgtgaacaaggcctaagcagTCTGACAAGTAATGAACGAGAATTCCCTGGGGAACACTGACCAGACTGGCCGTGGATTATAAGCCTGTATGAAATATTTTGCATCGTCACAATtaaccttttttctttttacttgtgTGGCTCGGTCACGTGGCCTTGTCATTTTAATAGTGGGATATCGTGGCCATGACTTATTGTCACGCTGGCACATTACGTCAGGTCAGGAAGAGGACACATTTTCCTCCTATCTTGCTCTATGACTGCGTCCATGGGAACAGTTTTATGGTGTCGTGACAGAACCTACAAGTTAACGTGTGCGAGTTGGTGCGATTTTCCCCTGACCCCAGCCTGTTCTTTCTGTTGCTGTTAAGTCTGAATGGGTGATTTAAAAATCCTAATATAATAGTTTGTGGCTTTTCTCGGCAGTATAAGCGCATAGAAAAAACGTCACTACCCGTCCTTGCGACATAATTGATGGTTGCGCCCAAGTATGTGACCCTATACACCAGTCGCCCTCTGCTAGTTACACAGATACAACACCAGCGTTGACCTGTGTCTTGGAGAAAAGCGCTCCATTCCACCTCTAGCTCGGGCTTGGCCGCTGGGACTTCCCGCTCTCCCAGCTCCATGCTGACGGTGCT from Rhinoderma darwinii isolate aRhiDar2 chromosome 3, aRhiDar2.hap1, whole genome shotgun sequence carries:
- the SELENOS gene encoding selenoprotein S; translated protein: MELGEREVPAAKPELEVEWSAFLQDTAGTVLSSYGWFILLGCILLYLLKQRFSDNISSLLTSAPRSTEDPGEVVRRQEAVAAARLKMQQELNAQAERFKEKQKQLEEEKRRQKIESWESMKEGKSYKVATRVSQPQEPAPSTSASSAAPKPKPDRKPLRGEGYNPLTGDSGGTCAWRPGRRGPSAGGG